The following is a genomic window from Spirosoma foliorum.
CAACCGTTTGGGTGAGTGTGATATGGGGTGCTTTACACTCAACAATTAAAAAAGGCTGTCCTTGCCGATCAAAGACAACAACATCCGTTCGCTTCTGAGTCTGATTCAACGTTAGCCCTCCTTCCGAACGGATGAGGGCTTTGGGGTAGGCATAATGTGTCAGCAGTAGGTTCACAATGTGCTGACGAACCCACTCCTCGGGCGATAGCCGGACGTACTTTCGGCGTAACAGGTCAAAAATATACGGTTTTCCTTCGACTTGCTTAGTTTTATAGTCAAAAGGAGGGAGGTTCAATGGAGCCATACCACTAAGATAATGAGTGAATGAGCGAATGAGTGAAAGAGTGCGTGAAAAAACGTGACTTATACCCAACCCGCTCATTCGCTCTTTCACTCATTCGCTAATTAAAATCTATGAAAACAAAAGAAGAAATCGTTCAGAACTGGCTGCCACGCTACACAGGAACACCCATTGAGCAATTTGGCGAATACATTTTGCTAACCAACTTCATCAATTACGTCGAGCTGTTTGCCAAGAAATTCGATGTAGAGATTTTTGGTATCGGACGGGCTATGCAAACAGCTACGGCCAACAACATCACGATTATCAACTTCGGCATGGGTAGCGCTATGGCGGCTACAGTTATGGACCTGCTTTCGGCAGTTAACCCGAAAGCGGTTTTGTTTTTAGGTAAATGTGGTGGCCTGAAAAAAACACAGATCGGCGATTTAGTGCTACCGATTGCCGCTATACGAGGTGAAGGTACCAGCAATGATTACATGCGGCCCGAAATTCCGGCTCTTCCCTCCTTCCGACTGCAACGAGCCGTGTCGTCAACAATCAAACGATACGAGTTGGATTATTGGACAGGCACGGTGTATACCACCAACCGACGAATTTGGGAGCACGACGAACAATTCAAAGATTACCTGCGTGAACTCCGTACCATGGCCATCGATATGGAAACGGCTACTATTTTTACCGTAGGTTTTGTCAATTCAATTCCACATGGTGCCCTACTGCTCGTATCTGATAACCCATTAGTACCTGAAGGTGTGAAAACCGAAGAAAGCGACAAAAAAGTGACGGGTCAGTTTGTCAATGTTCACCTCGATATAGGCATCGATGCCCTTCTTGAACTTGAGTCGTCGGGTGATTCGGTGAAGCACTTGCGATTTGAGTAACCTAAAACTAGCTGTGAGTTGATTAATAAAGCGTAGTTATTATATTTGCTTTATGAAACCTGACCGTAGACTTGACCAACTGGAGCCACTGATGGCTGACTCGCTTCAAAAAATTGACCGGCTTATTGAAGGGCAGGGGCAGCTTGCCGAACTAGCCGTTAAGACAAAGGCTGAACTTGACCAGGTGAAAAAAACTGGCGAAGTGACAGCTAACGGCTTGGCTAACTTGACGACTTATGTGCAACAAGGGTTTGCTGAAGTTAAAAGTAGTATCGTTAATATGCAGGGTGATATCACTAACATGCAAGAGAATATTGCTAACATACAAGCAGGTCAAAGTCTCATTTTGCAGATTTTACGAGAAAGGCTGCCATAGCCATAATGGCCTATAAAGCTAAATATCTGCAGAGTCGATAGTGGTTTGATCTGTATAAAAAATTAAAAGGGTTTTCAGTGAAATATATCAGGCTAACTTATAGCTAATACATTTCACCGAAAACCCTTTTAACCTTCAGGGCTTACTAATTACAATAATCGCTGATCACTTTATAGGCTGGATTATAGCCTAATTCACCGGCTTTGGAAAGGTCCAGGCAACCGCCGTTCTCATCGCCAAGGCTGTGTTTGATAATGCCCCGAATGTAGTACACTTCAGCATAGCGTGGGTTTAGCTTGATCGCACTATTGCAATCCATAATGGCTCCCCGTTGATCGCCTTGCGCCGATCTGATTAGGCCCCGACTGAAATAGGCTTCGGCATAGGTTGGGCTAAGCTCAATGGCTTTGTTTAGATCGATAATCGCTGATTTTTGATCGCCCTGTTTGTTTTTGCTAACAGCCCGACTGAAATAGGCCTCAGCACGTTCGCTCCCTAATTCGTTGATTTTGTTGCGCTCCTGTACCACATCACGTAGCTTGTCGAGCGTAACACGACTGATTTTTCCACTATAAACGATTTTCGAATCGGTGTTGGCATTGTTTATATCAATAGCCTGGTTAAAATCCTGAACGGCACTTTTCTGATCGCCTAGTTTACTACGGCAGAAACCTCGTCCATAATAAGCCCGGTAGTTGTCGCCTTTAAGAGCTATTGCTTTATCATAATCGGGCAGGGCACCTTTATAATCTTCCAGTTTACTTTTTGCATAACCCCGGTAGAAGAACGATTCGCCATCTTCGGGACTCAGTTCAATGGCTTTGTTCAGATCGATTACGGCTCCTGCAAAATCATTCAACTCAACTTTCGACATACCTCGTCCGGCATACGCTTGTGAACGTTTGGGGGTGAGTTCAATTACTTTCGTGAAATCGGGCAGGCTACCAGAAAAGTCTTCTAATTTCTGTTTCGTAACCCCCCGAACGTAGTAGGTTTGGGCATTGCCTGGATCTAGTTCGAGGGCTTTGGTGAAATCGGCCAGAGCACCCCGGTACTGATCAATACGGCTCCGGCTAACGCCCCGGTTATAATAAGCTTGTGCGTCGTCGGGGTTTAGTTCAATAGAGCGACTGAAATCCAGTAGTGCTCCCCGATGATCATCTTGTTTGCTTTTGCTGACGCCCCGGCTTAAGTAAGCCAACGCGTCTTTGCTATTGATCTCAATAGCGCGATCGTAATCCAGAATGGCTCCCCGATGGTCTTTCAAATTAGCTTTGGCTAACCCTCTGTTATAATAGCTCGCCGAATTATCGGGATTCATGGTGATGGCCATACTAAAGGCCTGTAAGGCTCCTGTAAAATCGTTGGCTTTGCTTTTAGCGATGCCATTTTCGAAGAAATCAACGGCGGTTTGTTGGGCGGAAACAGAAATAGTCAGCCTAGTGCATAACAGTAGCGTGACCAGCGGCAATATAAGTCGCTTCATAATAGGTAGTTCAGAAGTTTGGGTGAGTCGTATTAAGGGGGCTAAAATTAGGCTTTTGTTGCCGCTTAGCCAAGTTGACAATATGATAAAATGATGAAGCTGGTATAGGTCTTAGAACAAGCCTCTATGACTAGTGGACATCTCTCTAGTAAAACCTGCCAAATGAGTCATCTTGAAATAAAATTAATGACAATTTGTCGTATTTTATTGTCGAATCAATGATTTTTATGTCAAAATGTCAGCAAAATAGTGCTTAAATTGTATTGGTACAGCATTTGACTAAGGATGTATGTGTTTGATTATAAACAACCCAATAAACCAAATAAGCAAATGGCAACCTTAGTTCGATATAACAACTTCCCTACTTTCTTTAACCCATTTTATAGCCGTCCGGTAATTAATCGTTACCAAAACACGACGCCAAACGTACCTGCCGTAAACGTAAAGGAAACTGAAACGGCGTTTATTCTTGACCTGGCTGCGCCTGGTTTGAAGAAAGAGGATTTGAAAATTAACGTAGAAAATAACAAACTGACGATTGGGTATCAGTCGGAAGTAAAAAACGAAGAAACGACGGATAAATTCACCCGTCAAGAATTTGGCTTTACCTCGTTTGAACGCAGTTTCAAGCTGCCTAAAACTGTAAATGCCGATGGTATCAAAGCCGCTTATACCGATGGTATCCTGACGGTAGAGTTACCTAAAATCGAAGTGAAGGAAGAGAAGTTGGTGAAGGAAATTACCGTTGCCTAATCGGGTATCCGGTAACAATCAGAAAGCTCATGCCGATTGGTGTGAGCTTTTTTTTTGCGTGGAGCAGGGTGCACGAAGCGCGGTTTGCTGCTCCCGGCACCCTGCTCCACGCTACTTTATCGTCTTCATAAACGCTTCGAGTTTCTGAGCGTCCAATTTGCCATTGGTTCGGACACCACTGCAAATGTCGAGGCCAAAAGGTTGTACGCTATCAATAGCTTCTCGCACATTATCGGGCTTTAGGCCACCGGCCAGAAATACGGGAACCCCCGAGTGTTCAACAATTTTTCGGCTTACCTGCCAGTTGTGGACCCGGCCCGTACCACCCAACTCTTTCACAGCCAGATTTGGATTCCCCGAATCCAGCAACAACGCATCGACACCATACTGAACAGCCTCGAGCGCTTCGTCAAGATTCCGCTCGTCAATGACATGGATTACCTGAACCACCTTTATAGCAGGCAAGGCCTTATGCAATTGAGCATACGTATCGGGTGGCACGGCATCGACAAGTTGAATCGTATTGGCACCAACTCGTTGTTGGTGAGCGATAATAGCAGCAAGATTCGTTTCACTGGTCAACATGAAAGTTGCTATGGGCGGAGGAGTGGCCTTGACAATCTGAGCGGCTATATCATCGGCGACCACGCCAGGCCCACTAGGCATTCGGCCCACTAAACCAAGGGCATCGGCTCCGAGTTGACTAGCCAGTCGCGCTTCATCGACACTGCTGATGCAACAAATTTTTACCCTTGTTCGGAACGGAGATTCCATTGTTTTCGGTTGCTTATCTAACTAATAAAGCCGTAAATCTACGGTTTGTGTGACTATGGTTCAACAAACGTCTGACGACACATTTGCCTCCCTCCGAATTCCTGAATTTCGCTATTTCGTCATGAACAGTTTCCTGATTACAGTTACACTGTTGATTCAGGAAGTTACGCTTGGTTATGAGCTGTATAAACTCACGCACGACCCGCTCATGCTCGGTTTAGTAGGACTGGCCGAAGCGATTCCCTTTATTGCTCTATCATTATTTGGTGGACACCTGGCCGATCGTCGGGACAAGAAACGGATACTTCAGTGGAGCCTTTTGGTCATTCTGCTGGGCTCGGTGATTCTGTATTTAGTGTTTCAACCGTCTATCGTAGCTGGTTTATCACAAACAGCCCGATTAGCCACTATTTATGGAGTGCTGATGTTGATTGGCACCGCCAAGGGCTTTTATTCACCTGCCAGCTCATCCCTAAAACCGTTTCTGGTCCCCCGCGAACTTTATGCGAACTCGGCTACCTGGAGTAGTTCGTTTTGGCAGGCCGGGGCCATTGTTGGGCCGGGTTTAGCCGGTTTTCTGTACAGCTGGGTTGGTTTCGATAATTCGCTGATTGTAGTCATTGCATTATTGGTGATTTGTTATGTGCTCATTACACTCATCAAACGCAAGCCTGTACCCGTCAGTAATGAACCAGTTATGGGTCTACGGGAAAGCCTGACCGAAGGGTTCCGCTTTGTTTTCAAAACCCAGATTGTCCTCTATGCCATTTCCCTCGATCTGTTTTCGGTACTGTTTGGAGGTGTGGTAGCCATTCTGCCCGTTTTTGCCGAAGATATTTTAAAAGTAGGGGCCGAAGGTTTAGGATTCCTGCGAGCGGCCCCCTCTGTAGGTGCCCTGCTTACGATGGCTTACATGACCAAGCATCCACCAACGCACAATGCCTGGCGAAATATGCTGCTGGCCGTAGCTGGATTTGGCGTAGCCACTATTGTGTTTGCGTGGTCTACCAACTTCTACCTGTCGCTCCTGATGTTGGGCTTAACGGGTGCTTTCGACAGTGTGAGCGTCATTATTCGGCAAACAATTTTACAGATTTTTCCACCCGATCATATGCGTGGGCGCGTAGCGGCTGTGAATGGAATCTTTGTTAGTTCATCCAACGAGATCGGGGCTTTTGAATCAGGGTTGCTGGCCCGGCTGCTCGGTGCAGTACCGTCGGTTGCTTTGGGGGGTGTTGTTACGCTATTCGTCGTGGCGTATGTGTACGCCAAGTCGAAAGAATTGTTTGCGGTGCGGTTGAGTTGATGGCAAAAGGTGATGGATAAATAAAAACCTGCGCCTGGCTACCGATTCGTGGATAGTTAGGCGCAGGTTGGCAACCAATACGTCCATAGGGTTAGGCTAAAACGGGTGACGTGTTTAAGTCGCTCAGGAAGGCATTCACATCAATCTGTTCGTTGAGCAGAACGCGAGCGTTAAAAACTTCCCAGAACAACTCGTCTGAAAGTTGATAATCACGTTGCAGCCGGATCATATCTCGGATGCTTTCCTTGAGTTGCCCGACTGGTGTCTGCACCTGCGAAGCGAGGGACTGGTAATTTTCCATAACCTGATTTTTTTAGCGTGCAGGATTTTAAACACCCTCGTTTTTAGATTGTTTCTACGTTAGAATCGCAAATTAATAGCCGATTAGAAAAATTATATTGTCTATTCTATATATGTGCTGTAGAGTAAGGGTAGACCCGGCATTTTACAACTAAATTTTTTCAATTAACTGATAATCAAAAGTATGAATCAGTATACTTTACCAAGTCTTGTGTTAATTACCGGAAGTTTCTTACTTGCACTGACGCCTGCAGCAGCTCGTCCGAAACCGATAAAACTGGTGAAAGCCTGGCAAACGGATACAACACTTCGTACCCCAGAGTCGGTCCTGTACGATGGTAAACACACGTTGTATGTGGCCAATATTGATGGCAAACCCGACGCCCTCGATGGAAGCGGTTTCATTTCGAAAGTGTCATTGGATGGTACCATTGAAAACTTACGCTGGACGTCTGGCCTGAATGCACCTAAGGGAATGGGCCTCTATAAAAAGAAGCTTTATGTGACGGATGTGTATCGGCTGGTGTGTATTAATACGGAAAATGGTCAGGCCGAAAAAACCTGGGATGCTGTTGGGAAAGATGGGTATTTAAATGACGTGACGGTGGCGAAAGATGGCACCGTATATGTTTCGGATAACAGGAATGATAAAGTCTATCGATTGCAAGACGGTAAATGGGAAGTTTTTCTGGATGGCGAACAACTCAACAAACCCAATGGCTTACTGGCGGTTGGAAAGGATAAGCTCCTGATTGGGAGCACCAAAATAGGCGCTTTGCAGTCTGTTGACCTGGCTACAAAAGTAATCACGAAAATAGCCGATGGCATGACCAATACAGATGGTATTGTGCCCGAAGGAAAAGGAAATT
Proteins encoded in this region:
- a CDS encoding type I restriction enzyme HsdR N-terminal domain-containing protein, which translates into the protein MAPLNLPPFDYKTKQVEGKPYIFDLLRRKYVRLSPEEWVRQHIVNLLLTHYAYPKALIRSEGGLTLNQTQKRTDVVVFDRQGQPFLIVECKAPHITLTQTVVDQTARYNHVHRAPYVVISNGLVHYCWCVNHDTAEVQFMDDFPAFV
- a CDS encoding AMP nucleosidase → MKTKEEIVQNWLPRYTGTPIEQFGEYILLTNFINYVELFAKKFDVEIFGIGRAMQTATANNITIINFGMGSAMAATVMDLLSAVNPKAVLFLGKCGGLKKTQIGDLVLPIAAIRGEGTSNDYMRPEIPALPSFRLQRAVSSTIKRYELDYWTGTVYTTNRRIWEHDEQFKDYLRELRTMAIDMETATIFTVGFVNSIPHGALLLVSDNPLVPEGVKTEESDKKVTGQFVNVHLDIGIDALLELESSGDSVKHLRFE
- a CDS encoding tetratricopeptide repeat protein, producing MKRLILPLVTLLLCTRLTISVSAQQTAVDFFENGIAKSKANDFTGALQAFSMAITMNPDNSASYYNRGLAKANLKDHRGAILDYDRAIEINSKDALAYLSRGVSKSKQDDHRGALLDFSRSIELNPDDAQAYYNRGVSRSRIDQYRGALADFTKALELDPGNAQTYYVRGVTKQKLEDFSGSLPDFTKVIELTPKRSQAYAGRGMSKVELNDFAGAVIDLNKAIELSPEDGESFFYRGYAKSKLEDYKGALPDYDKAIALKGDNYRAYYGRGFCRSKLGDQKSAVQDFNQAIDINNANTDSKIVYSGKISRVTLDKLRDVVQERNKINELGSERAEAYFSRAVSKNKQGDQKSAIIDLNKAIELSPTYAEAYFSRGLIRSAQGDQRGAIMDCNSAIKLNPRYAEVYYIRGIIKHSLGDENGGCLDLSKAGELGYNPAYKVISDYCN
- a CDS encoding Hsp20/alpha crystallin family protein — translated: MATLVRYNNFPTFFNPFYSRPVINRYQNTTPNVPAVNVKETETAFILDLAAPGLKKEDLKINVENNKLTIGYQSEVKNEETTDKFTRQEFGFTSFERSFKLPKTVNADGIKAAYTDGILTVELPKIEVKEEKLVKEITVA
- a CDS encoding phosphoribosylanthranilate isomerase, whose translation is MESPFRTRVKICCISSVDEARLASQLGADALGLVGRMPSGPGVVADDIAAQIVKATPPPIATFMLTSETNLAAIIAHQQRVGANTIQLVDAVPPDTYAQLHKALPAIKVVQVIHVIDERNLDEALEAVQYGVDALLLDSGNPNLAVKELGGTGRVHNWQVSRKIVEHSGVPVFLAGGLKPDNVREAIDSVQPFGLDICSGVRTNGKLDAQKLEAFMKTIK
- a CDS encoding MFS transporter encodes the protein MVQQTSDDTFASLRIPEFRYFVMNSFLITVTLLIQEVTLGYELYKLTHDPLMLGLVGLAEAIPFIALSLFGGHLADRRDKKRILQWSLLVILLGSVILYLVFQPSIVAGLSQTARLATIYGVLMLIGTAKGFYSPASSSLKPFLVPRELYANSATWSSSFWQAGAIVGPGLAGFLYSWVGFDNSLIVVIALLVICYVLITLIKRKPVPVSNEPVMGLRESLTEGFRFVFKTQIVLYAISLDLFSVLFGGVVAILPVFAEDILKVGAEGLGFLRAAPSVGALLTMAYMTKHPPTHNAWRNMLLAVAGFGVATIVFAWSTNFYLSLLMLGLTGAFDSVSVIIRQTILQIFPPDHMRGRVAAVNGIFVSSSNEIGAFESGLLARLLGAVPSVALGGVVTLFVVAYVYAKSKELFAVRLS
- a CDS encoding SMP-30/gluconolactonase/LRE family protein; the protein is MNQYTLPSLVLITGSFLLALTPAAARPKPIKLVKAWQTDTTLRTPESVLYDGKHTLYVANIDGKPDALDGSGFISKVSLDGTIENLRWTSGLNAPKGMGLYKKKLYVTDVYRLVCINTENGQAEKTWDAVGKDGYLNDVTVAKDGTVYVSDNRNDKVYRLQDGKWEVFLDGEQLNKPNGLLAVGKDKLLIGSTKIGALQSVDLATKVITKIADGMTNTDGIVPEGKGNYFVSDWNGQLFHVNADGTKEQLLDTRPEKINAADIDYVAKKKLIIVPTFYKNSLVAYKVE